The genome window TCGTTGATGTTGAGGACTTCGACCCCCTGGAGCTCGGCCACCTTGTTCAGGTTGAAGTCGTTGGTGAGTATCTTGGCGCCCTTGGTCATGGCGAGCTTGACCAGCTTGGAGTCCACCTCGGCGAGCTCGGGGAAGTCGGTCGAGTCTATCTGGACGCGGTTGCCGAGCTTCTTCTGCATGTCGTTCAAGATGTCCAGCCCGCGTCGGCCGCGGTTGCGTCTGAGCGCATCCGAGGAGTCGCTGATGACCTGAAGCTCCTTCAGGACGAACTTCGGCACCAGAAGGGCGCCCTCCAGGAACCCGGCGGCGCAGATGTCGGCGATGCGCCCGTCTATGATCACGCTGGTGTCGAGCACCTTCCTCGGGAGCGCGCCCTCCCCGTCGGGGAGGTCCGCCTTGCGGAACCAGCTCGGCGGCAGCTTGCGGATGGCCAGCGTCGCGCCCAGGTAGGCGAAGAGCACCATGACGCCCAGGGAGAGCGTATAGCGCACGGCGGGGTATTCCGAGACGATGGCGATGTTGGAGACGATGGTCGCCGTGATGAGGCCGAGGATGAGGCCGATGGCCCCGGCGATGACCTGGCGGTTGGTCCGCTTGGAGAGCCAGATTTCCAGGGCCACGAAGATGACGGCCACCCCGACGCCCACCGCGGCGCCGATGAGGTAGGCGAAGTCCGTTTCCGGGAAGAGGCTCTGCGTGAGGAAACTGGCGATACCGCCCATGAAGGCGATAATGCCGATGCGGATGGCGAGCAGCATGGCGATGCCTCGGGTCTTTTCGAGAGGGCGGCTGGAGTGGCGCGCCAGAGAGGGATCGAACCTCCGACCTACGGTTCCGGAGACCGCCGCTCTATCCACTGAGCTACTGGCGCACGCTCTTGGGGAAGCTGGACGCTTTGGTCCACGCTCCCCAGCCGACTTCCCCGAAGGACTTACGGCGGGATCGCCCGGTCCCCCGAGCGGAGGGCCAAAAAAGGGCCACCCGCCATGATGGCGCGCCCGGGTGGAATCGAACCACCGACCAGCGGTTTA of bacterium contains these proteins:
- a CDS encoding TRAM domain-containing protein, translated to MLLAIRIGIIAFMGGIASFLTQSLFPETDFAYLIGAAVGVGVAVIFVALEIWLSKRTNRQVIAGAIGLILGLITATIVSNIAIVSEYPAVRYTLSLGVMVLFAYLGATLAIRKLPPSWFRKADLPDGEGALPRKVLDTSVIIDGRIADICAAGFLEGALLVPKFVLKELQVISDSSDALRRNRGRRGLDILNDMQKKLGNRVQIDSTDFPELAEVDSKLVKLAMTKGAKILTNDFNLNKVAELQGVEVLNINELANALKPVYLAGERMLVKLMKEGTESGQAVGYLEDGTMVVVDRGRDHIGREVEVTVTSHLQTSAGRMIFARLSQD